A window from Deltaproteobacteria bacterium encodes these proteins:
- a CDS encoding WYL domain-containing protein: MATLVTKIAGAIPKELRERAQAAATLVSATSWVNHNYHAQADLVSKLVEAVERRQSVVLVYRKRSESQATERRVDPYHLHLQAGAIYVIGYCHLRKELRTFLVDRAMAVHTTGEYFERHDELIPTTVLHGTFGPWHGVPTTVRLRFAAAIAPLIGEHTVHPSQRAQLMSTGELEVELSAPISPALVAWVTSYGPQVQVLAPVALRQLVQRQHKAALRVTHGQRRSQKTTKNIRPARRVTRDGKG, from the coding sequence TTGGCTACGCTTGTAACTAAAATTGCAGGGGCGATACCAAAAGAGTTACGTGAACGTGCCCAAGCTGCAGCGACACTGGTGTCGGCGACATCATGGGTGAATCATAACTACCATGCGCAAGCTGACCTAGTAAGTAAACTAGTAGAAGCAGTTGAACGCCGGCAAAGCGTAGTGCTTGTATATCGTAAACGCAGCGAGTCGCAGGCGACCGAGCGCCGAGTTGACCCGTATCATTTGCATCTGCAAGCTGGCGCTATCTATGTGATTGGCTATTGTCATTTACGTAAAGAGTTACGAACATTCTTGGTCGATCGTGCAATGGCAGTGCACACTACTGGTGAATATTTTGAACGACATGATGAATTAATACCAACGACGGTATTACATGGCACCTTTGGTCCTTGGCATGGCGTGCCCACTACTGTGCGCCTGCGTTTTGCCGCCGCAATTGCGCCGTTGATTGGCGAGCATACCGTACATCCATCGCAGCGGGCACAACTTATGAGCACGGGCGAATTAGAGGTTGAGTTATCAGCGCCTATAAGCCCTGCGTTAGTAGCGTGGGTAACGAGCTATGGCCCACAAGTGCAAGTGTTGGCTCCGGTAGCGCTGAGGCAATTGGTGCAGCGGCAACATAAGGCGGCGCTACGTGTGACACACGGGCAACGGCGATCGCAAAAAACCACAAAAAATATCCGCCCCGCTCGACGTGTGACCAGAGATGGCAAGGGCTGA
- the nikR gene encoding nickel-responsive transcriptional regulator NikR has translation MDKLSRFSVSIETDLLNRFLRIAKKHGWNNRSEALRNLIRNALVQDEWHDNADVTGTITIVYDHHKHDLSDRLTSIQHDHHDLVLAATHIHLDHDNCLEMIAVRGNAKQVQKIADALIGTRGVKHGTLSLTTTGKKIK, from the coding sequence TTGGATAAATTGTCTCGTTTTAGCGTTTCGATTGAAACTGATTTGCTTAACCGTTTTCTACGCATAGCCAAAAAACATGGGTGGAACAATCGCTCTGAAGCTTTGCGCAATTTAATTCGTAACGCTTTGGTGCAAGATGAATGGCATGATAATGCTGATGTCACTGGTACTATAACTATTGTTTATGACCACCATAAACATGACTTATCTGATCGCCTAACCAGCATTCAACATGACCATCATGATTTAGTCTTAGCGGCAACGCATATTCATTTAGACCATGATAATTGTCTTGAAATGATTGCGGTACGCGGTAATGCCAAACAAGTGCAAAAAATTGCCGATGCCTTAATCGGCACTCGCGGGGTCAAGCATGGGACATTGTCACTGACTACGACTGGGAAAAAAATTAAATAG